CGGCGGTGCGCTCGATGCCCGCCGCGACACCCGCAGCGCCGGCTGCGGACTCCGGCGCCGTCCTCGCGCTCGACGGCGAGGGCCTGCGCGTATTCCTGCAGCCCTCGGGTGCGGCTCGCCTCATCGCGTTCGGCGACGCGCGCTCGGTGGTGGTGGCAACCGTAACCCGCCTGCGCGGCGGAATACAGCCCGAGATCGCCGAGAATCTCGAGTGCCGGGCCACCGTCGCGACGTGGCCTACGAGCGGCCTGCAACTCTGGTTCACGTCAGATTCCGCAGATTCCGCCGCGCGTTTCATCGGGTGGTCGCTCGGCGGCCGCGCGCCCACCGATTCCACCATGCCCAAGCTCACCACGCCGAGTGGGATCGGGCTGGGCTCGACGCGCGCGGCGCTGGACAGCGTGTATGTCGCCCGCGTCGCACGATCTTCACTCGGTGTCGAGTTTAGCGCCGGCGGCCTCGCGGGCATACTCGCCACGGCGCGACCGGACGCACCGATCCAGAATTTGTGGGCCGGTCAGGTCTGTCTCGCCCGCTAGCACGCGCGTTATCGGCGCCCAGGTGCCACAGCGACGTGCATAGCTGTACGCAATCAGCTATGCACGTTGACCGCCGGTTATCCCGGAAGCTTGGCCGCCAACAGATCGACCATCTCGATTTTCGGAGGCTCACTCAACAGCGCCTCAGCGTTGGCCATCAGTGCCGCCGCGATGGGGCCGCTGAGGTGCGCCTGGCGCCCTTGGTCGTCATCGAACGTGTCGAAGATGCCGAAGGTCGACGCGTCAAAGCGCAGCGCGAACCACGAGGTGGTACCGGACTCGGCGTTGGCGAGGGGAAGTGCACCGGCAAGGAAATCGGCGAGCGCCGTTTCCTGGCCGGACTTGGCGTGTAACCGGACGAACAGAGCGAGCTTGGCCACAAGAGACACCGGTTCAGGATGGAGAATGTCGGCACGCGTTCGCGGAGTCCGTCGCATCAACTTCTCATCATGCTCGCGATCGGGCCAGTGTGCGGGCGCGTTGCCGGCGTGCTACTCTTTGGTGCCACAGCAGTCGAGCGGGGGCTACGTCACGACGGACTCGTCTGGCTCTGTCGGCCTGCCCGCTCTGCGTAGGACGGCCGAAGCGAGAACCCGCAGAGGGCAATGTTCTACCGCGACCGCCGAATGTTCGTTGCACCTGTCAAGCGATTAGTGGATCGCTCGGCGGTGAACTCGAGCGTTGGGACTCAGCAGAACCCAAGGAGTGAGAATGATGCGAGGCGTCCGCGCGGTCTGGGTCGGCGTGGCCCTGTTGACGGGATGCGCGCGCGAGGTCCCTGTTCCCGCGCCGCAGCCAATTATCGACATGCACCTCCACGCGTTCGCGTATGACGCGTACGGCCTGCCGGCTCCGCCGAACGAGGTCACGGGGAACGTGCCACACTTCGGCTCGGATACCAGCGCCATGCGTGCGACGTTCGATACGCTACGTCTGTACCACGTCGTGCGCGCCGTGGCGAGCGGCCCGTTGGCCGACGTGCGCCGGTGGCGGGCCGCCAATCCCACCGTAATCATGGGCGGCGCGTACACGGGGCCGCGCGATACGCTGCTTGCCGTGACGACTCTCGAGCAGCTGTTCGCCGACGGCGAGCTGAAAGTACTTGGGGAATTGGGCCTACAGTATCGTGGGCTGAGCCCCAGCGCGCCGGAGCTCACGCCCTATTGGGCCTTGGCGGCCGCGCGAAAGATTCCCGTGGCGGTGCATACTGGCTTGGGAGATGCAGGCACGCCGTTCGATTGCTGTCCGAACTTTCGAGCGCGCTTGGGAAATCCCTTGCTGCTTGAAGACGTGTTGGTGGCGCATCCTGGACTTCGCGTGAACGTGATGCACGCCGGATATCCGTTCCTTGCCGAGACCAAGGCGCTGCTGACGATCTACCCCGAGGTGTACGTGGACATCGGCGTGCTCAGTTGGGCAATCCCGCGTGCGGAGTTTTACGCCTACCTCAAAGCGTTGATCGACGCGGGCTTCGCGAACCGGGTGATGTTTGGCTCCGATCAGATGGTCTGGCCGGAGGCGATCGGGATGGCGATCGCCGGGATCACCGAGGCACCCTTTCTCACGCCCGCGCAGCGACAAGCCATTTTCTATGACAACGCGGCGCGCTTTCTTCGCCTCACTCCGGCGGAGATCGCGCGCGACCACGCCGCCGTGCGGTAGCGGTCCTGCCCCCACTATCGCATCAGATCCCCAATGGAGGTCGGACCGTGATCCATCGCCATTCCATCCGCTACGTGAGCATCGCGCTGCTCGCATCTGTTGCCGCGTGCGACGGTGATGCCAAGCCCGCCAGGCCGGCCGATTCGGCCGCACACGACGCAAGCATGGCCGCGGCGCCAGCGCGCACCGAGCGCCTCGCGAATCTCGGGCCGTACCATCGTGTCATCCGCACGAGCAACGCGCAGGCGCAGCAATTCTTCGATGAGGGACTGACGCTGCTGTATGGCTTCAATCACGAGGAGGCCTTCGCGTCGTTCGGCCGCGCGGCCATGCTCGACACGCTCTCCCCGATGCCACACTGGGGCATGGCGCTCTCGCTCGGCACCAACATCAACGACCCGGCGCCGGCCGATCGACTCGCGAAGGCGTTCACGCATCTCGCCGTCGCCCAACGCCTGGCCGCGAACGGCAGCGACGTAGAGCAGGGACTCGTGGCGGCGCTCGGCCAGCGGTACGTGGCCCGTCCTACCGGAGATCAGGCGGTGCGTGAGGCCGCATATGCCGACGCCATGGGCGCGCTGTCCACGCGCTTTCCCGACGACGCCGACGTGGGCGCGCTCCACGCGGAAAGCCTGATGAACCTGCATCCGTGGCGGCTGTATACGGCCGACGGTACGCCGGAATCGTGGACGCCGCCGATCGTCGCCGCGCTGGAGCGCCAGCTCGCTCGGCACCCCGAGCATCCCGGTGCCAATCACTACTACATCCACGCGATCGAAGCCTCGAAAACGCCAGAGCGTGCGACGGCGTCAGCCGCCCGCCTGGAGACGCTGGTGCCCGGGGCCGGCCA
This region of Gemmatimonas groenlandica genomic DNA includes:
- a CDS encoding putative quinol monooxygenase — protein: MAKLALFVRLHAKSGQETALADFLAGALPLANAESGTTSWFALRFDASTFGIFDTFDDDQGRQAHLSGPIAAALMANAEALLSEPPKIEMVDLLAAKLPG
- a CDS encoding amidohydrolase family protein, encoding MMRGVRAVWVGVALLTGCAREVPVPAPQPIIDMHLHAFAYDAYGLPAPPNEVTGNVPHFGSDTSAMRATFDTLRLYHVVRAVASGPLADVRRWRAANPTVIMGGAYTGPRDTLLAVTTLEQLFADGELKVLGELGLQYRGLSPSAPELTPYWALAAARKIPVAVHTGLGDAGTPFDCCPNFRARLGNPLLLEDVLVAHPGLRVNVMHAGYPFLAETKALLTIYPEVYVDIGVLSWAIPRAEFYAYLKALIDAGFANRVMFGSDQMVWPEAIGMAIAGITEAPFLTPAQRQAIFYDNAARFLRLTPAEIARDHAAVR